In a single window of the Micromonospora inositola genome:
- a CDS encoding GNAT family N-acetyltransferase has product MSEVRIEQWNEGDLDLLRQLNAPEMGWAILPAYQGRGLATAAVRAVIAEYSVNSGSDSS; this is encoded by the coding sequence ATGTCCGAGGTGCGCATCGAGCAGTGGAACGAGGGCGACCTCGACCTGCTGCGGCAGCTCAACGCGCCGGAGATGGGTTGGGCGATCCTGCCCGCGTACCAGGGGCGGGGCCTGGCGACCGCGGCGGTGCGCGCGGTGATCGCCGAGTATTCCGTCAATTCCGGCAGCGACAGTAGTTGA
- a CDS encoding NADPH-dependent FMN reductase codes for MTPLRLAVIIGSTREGRMGDRVGRWFVDQARQRDEMAVTVVDLAGYDFPASYPAETTPTMRSFAQQVSRAEAFVVVTPEYNHSFPASLKQAIDYAYDEWQAKPVGFVSYGCRSVGLHAVDQLRTVFTALHAVTVRDIVGVDLLCGEPTPQAEDQLRQDSRVLLDQLCWWGLALRDGRAARPYVS; via the coding sequence ATGACGCCGCTGAGGCTTGCCGTGATCATCGGCAGCACCCGTGAGGGACGGATGGGCGACCGGGTCGGTCGCTGGTTCGTCGACCAGGCGCGGCAGCGTGACGAGATGGCGGTGACCGTCGTCGACCTCGCCGGGTACGACTTCCCCGCCAGCTATCCGGCGGAGACGACCCCGACGATGCGGTCGTTCGCGCAGCAGGTGAGCCGGGCGGAGGCGTTCGTCGTGGTCACCCCCGAGTACAACCACAGTTTCCCGGCCTCGTTGAAACAGGCGATCGACTACGCGTACGACGAGTGGCAGGCCAAGCCGGTCGGCTTCGTGTCGTACGGCTGCCGTTCGGTCGGCCTGCACGCGGTCGACCAGCTCCGGACGGTCTTCACCGCCCTGCACGCCGTGACGGTGCGCGACATCGTCGGCGTCGACCTGCTCTGCGGCGAGCCGACGCCGCAGGCCGAGGACCAGCTGCGCCAGGACTCGCGGGTGCTGCTCGACCAGCTCTGCTGGTGGGGTCTGGCGCTGCGCGACGGTCGCGCGGCGCGTCCGTACGTCTCCTGA
- a CDS encoding ATP-binding cassette domain-containing protein, with protein sequence MSKRTTGLAVEADGLTRSFGETRALNGLDLQVPAGTVYGLLGPNGAGKTTAVRVLATLLRPDGGRARVFGHDVVAEADAVRARVSLTGQYASVDEDLTGMENLVLLGRLLGLGKLAARQRAESLLAAFGLTEAAGRQVKKYSGGMRRRIDIAASILSTPDLLFLDEPTTGLDPRSRNQVWEIVRAVVAHGTTVLLTTQYLDEADQLAGRIAVVDHGKVIAEGTPGELKSSVGSGTVHLRLRDPGQRSEAEKVLQAALGVPVQLEPDPVAMTARVGGDGSDLDASEQAARALGELARAGIAVDDFSLGQPSLDEVFLALTDHPAVEAGERDDQLEAAR encoded by the coding sequence ATGAGTAAGCGCACCACCGGCCTGGCCGTCGAGGCCGACGGCCTGACCCGGTCGTTCGGGGAGACCCGCGCGCTGAACGGCCTGGACCTCCAGGTCCCCGCCGGCACCGTCTACGGCCTGCTCGGCCCGAACGGCGCCGGCAAGACCACGGCGGTACGGGTGCTGGCGACGCTGCTGCGTCCCGACGGCGGCCGGGCGCGGGTCTTCGGGCACGACGTGGTGGCGGAGGCCGACGCCGTCCGCGCCCGGGTCAGCCTGACCGGCCAGTACGCCTCGGTCGACGAGGACCTGACCGGCATGGAGAACCTGGTGCTCCTCGGTCGGCTGCTCGGGCTGGGCAAGCTGGCCGCCCGCCAGCGGGCCGAGAGCCTGCTGGCCGCGTTCGGTCTGACCGAGGCGGCCGGCCGCCAGGTCAAGAAGTACTCCGGCGGCATGCGGCGGCGCATCGACATCGCGGCGAGCATCCTCAGCACCCCCGACCTGCTGTTCCTCGACGAGCCGACGACGGGCCTGGACCCGCGCAGCCGCAATCAGGTGTGGGAGATCGTCCGGGCGGTGGTGGCACACGGCACGACGGTGCTGCTGACCACGCAGTACCTGGACGAGGCGGACCAGCTCGCCGGGCGGATCGCGGTGGTCGACCACGGCAAGGTGATCGCGGAGGGCACGCCGGGCGAGCTGAAGTCGTCGGTCGGTTCCGGCACGGTCCACCTGCGACTGCGCGACCCGGGGCAGCGGTCGGAGGCCGAGAAGGTGCTCCAGGCCGCACTCGGCGTGCCGGTGCAGCTCGAACCGGATCCGGTGGCGATGACGGCCCGGGTCGGCGGGGACGGCTCCGACCTCGACGCCAGCGAGCAGGCGGCCCGGGCGCTCGGGGAGCTGGCCCGCGCCGGCATCGCCGTCGACGACTTCTCCCTCGGCCAGCCGAGCCTGGACGAGGTCTTCCTGGCCCTGACCGACCACCCCGCCGTCGAGGCCGGCGAGCGGGACGACCAGCTGGAGGCAGCGCGATGA